Proteins encoded by one window of Lycium barbarum isolate Lr01 chromosome 11, ASM1917538v2, whole genome shotgun sequence:
- the LOC132617965 gene encoding uncharacterized protein LOC132617965 isoform X2: MDKEMDVLNQKVDDVPETVITIRLDEDRETEKSRIGGEQGNSDKKGNGSKGNEDLKKGDDFSCVIDVKCDGKLGEDFEGESQRVCRISHLSTNEAEKSRIGGEEGNSGMKGNGSGGSEVKEKDLKRGVGEDFDGDCQRVCRIYDLSTYEAKKSRIGDEEGNSDMKGNVSGGNEVKVKELKKGDDFSAVIDMKCDGKLGEDFEGETQRVCRICHLSTYEADEKNLVDLIELGCGCKGELGFVHSHCAEAWFKLKGNRFNEDYEKKKISGNSRSESM; this comes from the exons ATGGATAAGGAAATGGATGTACTGAATCAGAAAGTTGATGATGTTCCTGAGACTGTAATCACTATTAGATTGGATGAAGATCGGGAGACTGAAAAATCAAGAATTGGCGGGGAACAGGGAAATTCGGATAAGAAGGGAAATGGGTCGAAAGGGAATGAGGATTTGAAGAAAGGTGATGATTTTTCGTGTGTAATCGATGTGAAGTGTGATGGGAAGTTGGGAGAGGATTTTGAAGGGGAAAGCCAAAGGGTGTGTAGAATTTCCCATTTGAGTACAAATGAAGCTGAAAAATCAAGAATTGGCGGTGAAGAGGGAAATTCGGGTATGAAGGGAAACGGATCGGGTGGGAGTGAGGTGAAAGAGAAGGATTTGAAGCGAGGTGTGGGAGAGGATTTTGATGGGGATTGTCAAAGGGTGTGTAGAATTTACGATTTGAGTACATATGAAGCTAAAAAATCAAGAATTGGCGATGAAGAGGGAAATTCAGATATGAAGGGAAACGTGTCGGGAGGGAATGAGGTGAAAGTGAAGGAATTGAAAAAGGGTGATGATTTTTCGGCTGTAATTGATATGAAGTGTGATGGGAAATTGGGAGAGGATTTTGAAGGGGAAACCCAAAGGGTGTGTAGGATTTGCCATTTGAGTACATATGAAGCTGATGAGAAAAATTTGgtggatttgattgaacttggtTGTGGTTGTAAAGGAGAGCTTGGATTTGTGCATTCTCATTGTGCTGAGGCTTGGTTTAAGCTTAAAGGAAACAG ATTTAACGAGGACTacgagaaaaagaaaattagcgGGAACTCACGTTCAGAG AGTATGTGA
- the LOC132620245 gene encoding probable leucine-rich repeat receptor-like protein kinase At5g63930, with amino-acid sequence MALTGTIPHSFGNLSFLVSLDLGSNNLYGNLPQEMASLRQIKFLDLSFNSFRGEVLSWFGFLHQLQVLNIGNNSFTGSITSSFSNISTLETLNLRFNSIEGQIPKGNIPEGIGNFHNMNLLSIQYNQLIGSIPFTIFNSSRIEFITFTSNSLPGNLPNDLCNGLPIPKGIYLSLNKLHSHVPTSLPNCSELQKLSLSYNEFDGPIHSEIGRLPNLQDLALESNYFTYMFYLMNAISILIGKSSQWVMQWSPNTQRALSIQWVMQLSNCSELQTLVLAKTEFDGPIHSEIGRLSNLQESALGSNHFTGIIPQEIGNLVNLVKLAMEGNQITESVPISIYNISSLQLLMLWGNNLKGSLPREIGNLTKMQDLELGENAFTVFKTRYDKKMADESKALQLNIK; translated from the exons ATGGCTCTTACAGGAACAATTCCCCATAGTTTTGGTAACCTCTCATTTCTTGTTTCTCTTGACTTGGGAAGCAACAATTTGTATGGAAATTTGCCTCAAGAAATGGCAAGCTTGCGTCAGATTAAGTTTCTTGATTTAAGTTTCAACAGCTTCAGAGGGGAAGTTCTGTCCTGGTTTGGATTTTTACACCAACTTCAAGTTCTAAATATTGGAAATAATAGTTTCACTGGTTCTATCACTTCTTCATTTTCTAATATTTCCACACTTGAAACTTTGAATCTGAGATTCAATTCCATAGAGGGTCAAATCCCAAAA GGAAacattccagaagggattggaaATTTTCACAACATGAACTTGTTGTCCATACAATATAATCAACTTATAGGTTCTATACCATTCACAATTTTCAATAGTTCTAGAATAGAATTCATCACATTTACAAGCAATAGCTTACCAGGAAATCTTCCCAATGATCTATGCAACGGTCTCCCAATACCCAAAGGGATTTATCTATCTTTAAACAAGCTTCATAGTCATGTACCTACAAGCTTGCCAAATTGTTCAGAACTTCAAAAACTGTCTTTATCATATAATGAGTTTGATGGACCAATACATAGTGAAATTGGAAGATTACCTAATCTACAGGACTTGGCTCTCGAATCTAACTATTTCACTTATATGTTTTATCTTATGAATGCTATTAGTATT CTTATTGGGAAATCTTCCCAATGGGTTATGCAATGGTCTCCCAATACTCAAAGAGCTTTATCTATCCAATGGGTTATGCAATTGTCAAATTGTTCAGAACTTCAAACATTGGTTTTAGCAAAAACTGAGTTTGATGGACCAATACATAGTGAAATTGGAAGATTGAGTAATCTACAGGAGTCGGCTCTCGGATCTAACCATTTCACTG GGATAATTCCACAAGAAATCGGAAATCTTGTTAATTTGGTGAAGTTAGCCATGGAGGGAAACCAAATTACTGAGTCAGTCCCGATCTCCATATACAATATCTCCTCGCTGCAACTTCTTATGTTGTGGGGGAACAATCTCAAGGGATCCTTACCACGGGAAATTGGCAACTTAACCAAGATGCAGGATCTCGAACTTGGTGAAAATGCATTTACTG TATTCAAGACAAGATACGATAAGAAGATGGCTGATGAAAGTAAAGCTTTACAACTAAATATAAAATAG
- the LOC132616935 gene encoding shaggy-related protein kinase eta-like, producing the protein MADDKEMSAPVMDVNGAVTGHIISTTIGGKNGEPKQTVSYMAERVVGTGSFGVVFQAKCLENGETVAIKKVLQDRRYKNRELQLMRTMDNPNVVSLKHCFYSTTSKNELFLNLVMEYVPETMYRMLKHYSNANQRMPLIYVKLCTYQVFRGLAYMHTVAGVCHRDLKPQNILVDPVTHQVKICDFGSAKVLVKGEANISYICSRFYRAPELIFGATEYTTSIDIWSAGCVLAELLLGQPLFPGENAVDQLVEIIKVLGTPTREEIRCMNPNYTDFRFPQIKAHPWHKVFHKRMPPEAIDLASRLLQYSPSLRCNALEACAHPFFDELREPNARLPNGRPLPPLFNFKQELAGASQDLINRLIPDHIKKANGPASFHNPQ; encoded by the exons ATGGCTGATGATAAG GAGATGTCTGCTCCTGTTATGGATGTGAATGGTGCAGTCACTGGCCATATAATTTCTACTACCATTGGAGGAAAAAATGGTGAGCCAAAGCAG ACAGTCAGTTACATGGCTGAACGTGTCGTGGGGACTGGATCATTTGGAGTTGTTTTTCAG GCAAAATGCCTGGAAAATGGGGAGACGGTTGCGATAAAGAAAGTTTTACAAGATCGTAGATACAAGAACCGTGAACTGCAGTTGATGCGCACTATGGATAACCCAAATGTTGTTTCTTTAAAGCATTGCTTCTATTCAACCACTAGTAAAAACGAGCTTTTTCTCAATTTAGTCATGGAATATGTACCGGAAACTATGTACCGGATGTTGAAGCACTACAGCAATGCAAACCAAAGAATGCCACTCATCTATGTCAAGCTTTGCACATATCAA GTATTTAGGGGGCTGGCGTATATGCACACGGTTGCTGGCGTTTGCCACAGAGATTTGAAACCTCAGAATATTTTG GTAGACCCTGTTACTCACCAAGTGAAAATTTGTGATTTTGGAAGTGCCAAAGTGCTG GTTAAAGGTGAAGCAAATATCTCATACATCTGCTCACGATTTTATCGGGCTCCTGAACTCATATTCGGTGCAACGGAATATACTACCTCTATTGATATCTGGTCGGCCGGCTGTGTCCTTGCAGAGCTTCTCCTAGGCCAG CCATTATTTCCTGGAGAAAATGCTGTCGATCAGCTTGTTGAGATAATCAAG GTACTTGGAACACCAACGAGGGAGGAAATTCGCTGTATGAATCCAAATTATACTGATTTTAGGTTTCCTCAAATTAAAGCACACCCTTGGCATAAG GTATTCCACAAACGGATGCCACCTGAAGCAATTGACCTTGCTTCACGGCTATTACAATACTCACCAAGTCTCCGTTGCAATGCA CTTGAAGCATGTGCACATCCTTTCTTTGATGAGCTTCGAGAACCCAACGCACGCCTTCCCAATGGCCGGCCATTGCCGCCTCTTTTCAATTTTAAGCAGGAG TTAGCGGGTGCCTCTCAAGACCTCATTAACAGGTTGATACCAGATCATATAAAAAAAGCAAATGGGCCTGCATCTTTTCACAACCCGCAATGA
- the LOC132617965 gene encoding uncharacterized protein LOC132617965 isoform X1, with translation MDKEMDVLNQKVDDVPETVITIRLDEDRETEKSRIGGEQGNSDKKGNGSKGNEDLKKGDDFSCVIDVKCDGKLGEDFEGESQRVCRISHLSTNEAEKSRIGGEEGNSGMKGNGSGGSEVKEKDLKRGVGEDFDGDCQRVCRIYDLSTYEAKKSRIGDEEGNSDMKGNVSGGNEVKVKELKKGDDFSAVIDMKCDGKLGEDFEGETQRVCRICHLSTYEADEKNLVDLIELGCGCKGELGFVHSHCAEAWFKLKGNRVCEICGEVAQSVTGVSDNRFIEEWNDTRSTASGTGSTETTRGCWRGQPFCNFLMACLVISFVLPWFFRVSMF, from the exons ATGGATAAGGAAATGGATGTACTGAATCAGAAAGTTGATGATGTTCCTGAGACTGTAATCACTATTAGATTGGATGAAGATCGGGAGACTGAAAAATCAAGAATTGGCGGGGAACAGGGAAATTCGGATAAGAAGGGAAATGGGTCGAAAGGGAATGAGGATTTGAAGAAAGGTGATGATTTTTCGTGTGTAATCGATGTGAAGTGTGATGGGAAGTTGGGAGAGGATTTTGAAGGGGAAAGCCAAAGGGTGTGTAGAATTTCCCATTTGAGTACAAATGAAGCTGAAAAATCAAGAATTGGCGGTGAAGAGGGAAATTCGGGTATGAAGGGAAACGGATCGGGTGGGAGTGAGGTGAAAGAGAAGGATTTGAAGCGAGGTGTGGGAGAGGATTTTGATGGGGATTGTCAAAGGGTGTGTAGAATTTACGATTTGAGTACATATGAAGCTAAAAAATCAAGAATTGGCGATGAAGAGGGAAATTCAGATATGAAGGGAAACGTGTCGGGAGGGAATGAGGTGAAAGTGAAGGAATTGAAAAAGGGTGATGATTTTTCGGCTGTAATTGATATGAAGTGTGATGGGAAATTGGGAGAGGATTTTGAAGGGGAAACCCAAAGGGTGTGTAGGATTTGCCATTTGAGTACATATGAAGCTGATGAGAAAAATTTGgtggatttgattgaacttggtTGTGGTTGTAAAGGAGAGCTTGGATTTGTGCATTCTCATTGTGCTGAGGCTTGGTTTAAGCTTAAAGGAAACAG AGTATGTGAAATTTGCGGGGAGGTTGCACAAAGTGTTACTGGTGTCAGTGATAACAGATTTATTGAAGAGTGGAACGATACGAGATCTACTGCAAGTGGTACTGGTTCAACCGAAACGACTAGAGGTTGCTGGCGTGGGCAGCCATTCTGTAACTTCTTAATGGCGTGCCTGGTAATATCGTTTGTGTTGCCATGGTTTTTCCGTGTAAGTATGTTTTGA